One window from the genome of Choloepus didactylus isolate mChoDid1 chromosome 2, mChoDid1.pri, whole genome shotgun sequence encodes:
- the LOC119514912 gene encoding sorting nexin-25-like: MGLRREKLGSWEASVVRGEVSEDNGEQVPCYLVAVQSPGRGGGSECWTVPRRLSEFQHLHRKLSGHFPSLKKAQLPSLSRLPFKSIDQKFLEKSKNQLNKFLRILLSNERLGHSEVLYAFLSPSPDYLKGQGKENTSSLASFLERLPRDVSSHREEETEDSDLSDSDDDADGRTDALAEPCFMLIGEIFELRGMFKWVRRTLITLVQVTFGRTINKQIRDTVNWIFSEQMLVYYITIFRDAFWPNGELAPPTAVRSEEQSQETKHRARQKLLENIPDVLQSLVGQQNARHGIIKIFNALQEARANKHLLFVLMELLLLELCPEVRTHLDQLTVDQV, translated from the exons ATGGGTCTCCGAAGGGAG AAGCTGGGCTCATGGGAAGCCTCCGTCGTCCGCGGCGAGGTCTCGGAAGACAATGGGGAGCAGGTGCCCTGCTACCTGGTTGCGGTGCAATCGCCAGGTCGGGGAGGGGGCAGCGAGTGCTGGACCGTGCCCAGGAGGCTCAGCGAGTTCCAACACTTACATCGGAAACTCAGCGGCCACTTCCCCTCCTTAAAGAAGGCTCAGTTGCCTTCTCTTAGCAGGCTGCCCTTCAAGTCTATAGATCAAAAGTTTCTGGAAAAGTCCAAGAATCAATTAAATAAGTTTTTGCGGATTCTGCTTTCAAATGAAAGGCTGGGCCACAGTGAAGTACTTTATGCCTTTTTGAGCCCTTCTCCAGACTACCTCAAGGGGCAGGGGAAAGAAAACACTTCTTCTTTAGCTTCATTTTTGGAAAGACTGCCTCGTGACGTCTCCTCCCACCGCGAGGAGGAAACCGAGGACAGTGACCTGTCGGATTCTGATGACGACGCGGATGGGAGGACAGATGCCTTGGCTGAGCCATGTTTCATGTTGATTGGGGAGATTTTCGAACTCCGGGGAATGTTTAAATGGGTGAGAAGGACATTAATCACTCTGGTACAGGTCACTTTTGGGAGGACCATCAACAAGCAAATCCGCGACACCGTGAACTGGATCTTCAGCGAACAGATGTTGGTTTACTATATCACCATTTTCCGGGATGCTTTTTGGCCAAATGGGGAATTGGCACCACCGACTGCAGTCAGAAGCGAAGAGCAAAGCCAGGAGACAAAACACAGAGCACGGCAAAAACTACTTGAAAACATTCCAGATGTGCTTCAGAGCCTTGTTGGACAGCAAAATGCCCGCCAtggtataataaaaatattcaatgcCCTTCAAGAAGCAAGAGCCAATAAACATCTGTTGTTTGTACTGATGGAACTTCTGCTACTTGAACTGTGTCCTGAGGTGAGGACTCATCTTGATCAACTTACAGTTGATCAGGTTTGA